From Drosophila yakuba strain Tai18E2 chromosome 2L, Prin_Dyak_Tai18E2_2.1, whole genome shotgun sequence, one genomic window encodes:
- the LOC6527665 gene encoding uncharacterized protein LOC6527665 — translation MRAPEWMSNEMARLTSRLERYKPTGSGYNRIQSIRLSKSVTQMLNNPMPPAPAAATARSQPESSFTTPRRRGVLSRSQSEWEEVYPAVKFISQGSSESEMSEENELRFTHYRNCATRIP, via the coding sequence ATGCGCGCTCCAGAGTGGATGAGCAATGAAATGGCGCGCCTCACATCAAGGCTGGAGCGCTACAAGCCAACGGGCAGTGGATACAACCGCATCCAGTCGATTCGACTGTCCAAAAGCGTTACCCAAATGCTGAACAATCCTATGCCTCCGGCACCAGCCGCTGCCACCGCCAGATCGCAGCCGGAGAGCTCCTTCACAACGCCGCGACGGCGCGGTGTCCTAAGTCGCAGTCAATCGGAATGGGAGGAGGTGTATCCTGCCGTCAAGTTCATTAGTCAGGGAAGCAGCGAGAGTGAGATGAGTGAGGAAAACGAACTGCGGTTCACCCACTATAGAAACTGTGCCACGCGTATTCCCTGA